In Neisseriaceae bacterium CLB008, one genomic interval encodes:
- a CDS encoding DUF1090 family protein: MLFRLVCSGVLSLTLFFSLSAPTMAAPRCGLKIQQLERQIGYAKAQGQQHRLRGLQRALANVRARCHATPQAAQSVTEQQAWREVDIAKQRLRIQERQLDLQQTRSVGYAAWLRWQLQQDEAVLREQYGVD, encoded by the coding sequence ATGCTGTTTCGCTTAGTTTGTAGTGGGGTATTGAGTTTGACCCTGTTTTTCAGTTTAAGTGCCCCGACCATGGCCGCTCCTCGCTGTGGGCTGAAGATTCAGCAGTTGGAGCGCCAAATCGGTTACGCTAAGGCGCAAGGGCAGCAGCATCGCTTGCGCGGCCTACAGCGGGCTTTGGCCAATGTGCGGGCCCGCTGTCATGCCACACCTCAAGCGGCGCAATCTGTAACCGAGCAGCAGGCTTGGCGCGAAGTGGACATCGCCAAGCAGCGCTTGCGTATTCAAGAACGGCAGCTAGACCTACAGCAGACACGCTCAGTCGGCTATGCGGCCTGGTTGCGCTGGCAGCTACAGCAAGATGAAGCGGTGTTGCGCGAGCAATATGGCGTAGACTGA